In a single window of the Delftia tsuruhatensis genome:
- the purT gene encoding formate-dependent phosphoribosylglycinamide formyltransferase, giving the protein MTTLGTPYSPHATKVMLLGSGELGKEVLIALQRLGVETIAVDRYENAPGQQVAHHARTITMSDPAQLKALIEAERPDLVVPEIEAIATPMLEELEAAGVVTVIPTARAARLTMDREGIRRLAAETLGLPTSPYRFCDSQQELQAAIDGTDGRPAIGFPCVVKPVMSSSGKGQSKLDGPGDVAKAWEYAMAGGRVSHGRVIVEGFIDFDYEITQLTVRAKGADGQVQTHFCDPVGHVQQSGDYVESWQPHPMHPVALQKSRDIAKAVTDDLGGLGLFGVELFVKGEQVWFSEVSPRPHDTGLVTLATQWQSEFELHARAILGLPVDASLRNPGASAVIYGAQDAEGLVFDGVEEALAVPGTDLRLFGKPESFVKRRMGVALARAQDVEQARARAKLAAGKVRPRKP; this is encoded by the coding sequence ATGACCACCCTCGGAACCCCTTACTCCCCCCACGCCACCAAAGTCATGCTGCTGGGCAGCGGAGAGCTCGGCAAGGAAGTGCTGATCGCGCTGCAGCGCCTGGGTGTGGAGACGATTGCCGTGGACCGCTACGAGAATGCGCCCGGCCAGCAGGTGGCGCACCATGCGCGCACCATCACCATGAGCGATCCGGCCCAGCTCAAGGCCCTGATCGAAGCGGAAAGGCCCGACCTGGTGGTTCCCGAGATCGAGGCCATCGCCACGCCCATGCTGGAGGAGCTGGAGGCCGCCGGCGTGGTCACCGTGATCCCCACGGCCCGCGCGGCGCGCCTGACCATGGACCGTGAAGGCATACGCCGCCTGGCGGCAGAGACGCTGGGACTGCCCACCAGCCCCTACCGTTTCTGTGATTCGCAGCAGGAACTGCAGGCCGCCATCGATGGCACGGATGGCAGGCCCGCCATCGGCTTTCCCTGCGTGGTCAAGCCCGTGATGAGCAGCTCCGGCAAGGGGCAGAGCAAGCTTGACGGCCCCGGTGACGTTGCCAAGGCTTGGGAATATGCCATGGCAGGCGGCCGTGTGAGCCATGGCCGTGTCATCGTCGAGGGCTTCATCGACTTCGACTACGAGATCACCCAGTTGACGGTGCGCGCCAAGGGCGCGGATGGACAGGTGCAAACGCACTTCTGCGATCCTGTGGGCCATGTCCAGCAGTCCGGCGATTATGTGGAGAGCTGGCAGCCGCACCCCATGCACCCGGTGGCGCTGCAAAAGTCGCGCGATATCGCCAAGGCCGTGACCGATGACCTGGGCGGCCTGGGCCTGTTCGGTGTGGAGCTGTTCGTCAAGGGCGAACAGGTGTGGTTCAGCGAGGTCTCGCCCCGGCCGCACGACACGGGCCTGGTCACGCTGGCCACCCAGTGGCAAAGCGAGTTCGAACTGCATGCGCGTGCCATCCTGGGCCTGCCCGTCGATGCCTCGTTGCGCAACCCCGGTGCCAGCGCCGTGATCTATGGCGCCCAGGATGCCGAGGGGCTGGTATTTGATGGCGTGGAAGAGGCCCTGGCCGTGCCTGGCACGGATCTGCGGCTGTTCGGCAAGCCGGAGAGCTTCGTCAAGCGCCGCATGGGCGTGGCGCTGGCCCGCGCCCAGGACGTGGAGCAGGCCCGCGCCCGGGCCAAGCTGGCGGCAGGCAAGGTCAGGCCTCGCAAGCCCTGA
- a CDS encoding mechanosensitive ion channel family protein, with translation MRRFQAHLPAWMQEWLEFIVPGAQILLIIFAAWLLNRLVRRLIVRAGRHYGLPPELLVPLRGVFRWILIAATVPLVLERLGVSATVLWTAFTGFATVGAVAFFAAWSVLSNLFCAVLIVVVGPFRLGDYIEVLDTAEKPGAKGRVIDINMLYTTLQDANAPDGAPNLLQIPNSLIFQRVVRRWKGGLGADGEHASPSEEACAMRLTTPHDAQASLPATHATN, from the coding sequence ATGCGACGTTTTCAAGCGCACCTGCCTGCCTGGATGCAGGAATGGCTGGAGTTCATCGTTCCCGGTGCCCAGATCCTGCTGATCATCTTCGCAGCCTGGCTGCTCAATCGCCTCGTGCGCCGCCTGATCGTGCGCGCGGGTCGCCACTACGGCCTGCCGCCCGAGTTGCTGGTGCCGCTGCGCGGAGTGTTCCGCTGGATCCTGATTGCCGCCACGGTGCCCCTGGTGCTCGAGCGCCTGGGCGTCTCGGCCACCGTGCTGTGGACGGCCTTCACGGGCTTCGCCACCGTGGGCGCCGTGGCCTTCTTCGCGGCCTGGAGCGTGCTGTCCAACCTGTTTTGCGCCGTGCTCATCGTGGTCGTCGGACCTTTCCGCCTGGGTGACTACATCGAAGTGCTGGACACGGCAGAAAAGCCCGGGGCCAAAGGCCGTGTGATCGACATCAACATGCTCTACACCACCTTGCAGGATGCGAATGCCCCCGACGGCGCACCCAACCTGCTGCAGATCCCCAATTCACTGATCTTCCAGCGCGTGGTCAGGCGCTGGAAAGGCGGCCTGGGCGCCGATGGCGAACATGCCAGCCCCAGCGAGGAAGCGTGCGCCATGCGCCTGACCACGCCACATGACGCCCAGGCCTCGCTGCCAGCCACGCACGCCACCAACTGA
- a CDS encoding diguanylate cyclase domain-containing protein, protein MTAPPSPLPAESADSPAIEPTGARFAKPTDESSPFCVLVVEDQASVRTSLVSELLHAGVTRVLEAADGISALALFREQRPDLVLLDIRLPGEDGYWVARQLREAEPGEWTPIIFLSGLDNDLDVWRGIEAGGDDYLVKPVKPIVLVAKLRAMRRLLDMRRRLVSLSAELHEANQKLNEMVELDQLTGLVNRRGFDRILHAELASARREGQPLTLMLCDLDHFKRYNDTYGHVHGDECLKQVGRLLREVCVRPRDVAARYGGEEFALILPRTPRSGAMTFARAVGQMLRVLRIRHPDAPEGAGLTLSGGITTCIPDEYTSAEAMLMRADQALYAAKAQGRDRFFSFEMQMDTVEQRRS, encoded by the coding sequence ATGACTGCCCCCCCATCACCCCTGCCCGCCGAAAGCGCCGACTCCCCCGCCATCGAGCCCACGGGAGCACGCTTCGCCAAGCCGACGGACGAGTCCTCGCCCTTTTGCGTGCTGGTCGTGGAAGACCAGGCATCGGTGCGTACCAGCCTGGTCAGCGAATTGCTGCACGCAGGCGTGACACGCGTGCTGGAGGCAGCCGACGGCATCAGCGCCCTGGCACTGTTCCGCGAGCAGCGCCCCGACCTGGTGCTGCTGGACATCCGCCTGCCCGGCGAGGACGGCTACTGGGTCGCGCGCCAGCTGCGCGAAGCCGAGCCCGGTGAATGGACGCCCATCATCTTCCTGTCCGGTCTGGACAATGACCTGGACGTGTGGCGTGGCATCGAAGCCGGCGGCGACGACTACCTGGTCAAACCCGTCAAGCCCATCGTGCTCGTGGCCAAGCTGCGCGCCATGCGCCGTCTGCTGGACATGCGCCGCCGCCTGGTGTCGCTTTCAGCCGAGCTGCACGAGGCCAACCAGAAGCTCAACGAGATGGTCGAGCTCGACCAGTTGACGGGTCTGGTCAACCGGCGCGGCTTCGACCGCATCCTGCATGCCGAGCTCGCCTCGGCACGCAGGGAAGGACAGCCGCTGACGCTGATGCTCTGCGACCTGGACCACTTCAAGCGTTACAACGACACCTACGGCCATGTGCATGGCGACGAGTGCCTCAAGCAGGTGGGACGGCTGCTGCGCGAGGTCTGCGTGCGTCCGCGCGATGTGGCGGCACGCTATGGCGGCGAGGAATTCGCGCTGATCCTGCCGCGCACGCCGCGCTCGGGCGCCATGACCTTCGCACGCGCCGTGGGACAGATGCTGCGCGTGCTGCGCATACGCCACCCCGATGCGCCCGAAGGTGCGGGCCTGACGCTGTCGGGTGGCATCACCACCTGCATTCCCGACGAATACACCAGTGCCGAAGCCATGCTCATGCGCGCCGACCAGGCCCTGTATGCCGCCAAGGCCCAGGGACGCGACCGCTTCTTCAGCTTCGAGATGCAGATGGACACGGTGGAGCAGCGCCGCAGCTGA
- the lysS gene encoding lysine--tRNA ligase has protein sequence MTEHNTPSAADQTAPQDENQLIAERREKLKALREQGGVVFPNDFKPADRAEALQRAHADKSAEQLDAEAVQVSLGGRMMLKRVMGKASFATIQDGSLGPTHGRIQLYITRDTVGEEVYAAFKRWDLGDILGAEGTLMKTKTGELSVKVQTLRLLTKSLRPMPDKFHGMADLEQKVRQRYVDLMMDEQARRRFIARSKAVSGIREFMVDNGFLEVETPMLHPIPGGANAKPFVTHHNALDQEMYLRIAPELYLKRLVVGGFERVFEINRNFRNEGISVRHNPEFTMMEFYAAYWNYRDLMDYTEALVRDAAQKAVGTLQLTYGGKPVDLAQPFQRLTIPEAIVKYTEAGDKVADREWLTNALRKLGMNEEKDRLSTRTLAGLQVLYFEEVVEEKLWQPTFIMEHPTEISPLARANDERPEVTERFELYITGREFGNGFSELNDAEDQAARFNAQVQAKDGGDDEAMYFDHDFVRALEYGMPPTGGCGIGIDRLMMLLTDSASIRDVILFPALRREQ, from the coding sequence ATGACCGAACACAACACCCCATCCGCGGCGGACCAGACCGCTCCCCAGGACGAAAACCAACTGATCGCCGAGCGCCGCGAAAAACTCAAGGCCCTGCGCGAACAAGGCGGCGTGGTCTTCCCCAACGACTTCAAGCCCGCTGACCGCGCCGAGGCCCTGCAGCGGGCCCATGCGGACAAGAGCGCCGAACAGCTCGACGCCGAGGCCGTGCAGGTCAGCCTGGGCGGGCGCATGATGCTCAAGCGCGTCATGGGCAAGGCCAGCTTCGCCACCATCCAGGACGGTTCGCTGGGCCCCACGCATGGCCGCATCCAGCTTTACATCACGCGCGACACGGTGGGCGAGGAGGTCTACGCGGCCTTCAAGCGCTGGGACCTGGGCGACATCCTGGGCGCCGAAGGCACGCTGATGAAGACCAAGACCGGCGAGCTGTCGGTCAAGGTGCAGACGCTGCGCCTGCTCACCAAGAGCCTGCGCCCCATGCCCGACAAGTTCCATGGCATGGCCGACCTGGAGCAGAAGGTCCGCCAGCGCTACGTGGACCTGATGATGGACGAGCAGGCGCGCCGCCGCTTCATCGCACGCAGCAAGGCCGTCTCGGGCATCCGTGAGTTCATGGTGGACAACGGATTCCTGGAGGTCGAGACCCCCATGCTGCACCCCATCCCCGGCGGCGCCAATGCCAAGCCCTTCGTGACGCACCATAATGCGCTGGACCAGGAGATGTACCTGCGCATCGCGCCCGAGCTGTACCTCAAGCGCCTCGTGGTCGGCGGCTTCGAGCGCGTGTTCGAGATCAACCGCAACTTCCGCAACGAAGGTATCTCGGTGCGCCACAACCCCGAGTTCACCATGATGGAGTTCTACGCGGCCTACTGGAACTACCGCGACCTGATGGACTACACCGAGGCCCTGGTGCGCGACGCCGCCCAGAAGGCCGTGGGCACGCTGCAGCTGACCTATGGCGGCAAGCCCGTGGACCTGGCCCAGCCCTTCCAGCGCCTGACCATCCCCGAGGCCATCGTCAAGTACACCGAGGCCGGCGACAAGGTCGCCGACCGCGAATGGCTGACCAATGCCCTGCGCAAGCTGGGCATGAACGAGGAAAAGGACCGCCTGTCCACGCGCACCCTGGCCGGCCTGCAGGTGCTGTATTTCGAGGAAGTGGTCGAGGAAAAGCTGTGGCAGCCGACCTTCATCATGGAGCATCCGACCGAGATCTCGCCGCTGGCACGCGCCAATGACGAACGCCCCGAGGTCACCGAGCGCTTCGAGCTGTACATCACGGGCCGCGAGTTCGGCAACGGCTTCTCCGAACTCAACGATGCAGAAGACCAGGCCGCGCGCTTCAATGCCCAGGTCCAGGCCAAGGATGGCGGTGACGACGAGGCCATGTACTTCGACCACGACTTCGTGCGAGCCCTCGAGTACGGCATGCCCCCCACGGGCGGCTGCGGCATCGGCATCGACCGCCTGATGATGCTGCTGACGGACAGCGCCAGCATCCGCGACGTGATCCTGTTCCCCGCGCTGCGCCGCGAACAGTAA
- a CDS encoding LON peptidase substrate-binding domain-containing protein: MTAPTVLHSLPLFPLGSVLFPQGLLSLRVFEVRYLDMVRKCERTGAPFGIVALQSGSEVRKAGAATEQLHAVGTLARIVHVQQPQPGLLHLQCEGTQRFRMQQHRQLPYGLWVADVQMLPADAVVAIPGHLRATAQALAQVLMQLHARSTDADHAQLPSADQMADCGWVANRWTELLPLPLPLKQQLMALDSPLVRLELVSDVLERSGIGQAPTD; the protein is encoded by the coding sequence ATGACCGCTCCAACCGTACTGCACTCCCTGCCTCTGTTTCCCCTGGGCAGCGTACTCTTCCCCCAAGGCCTGCTGAGCCTGCGTGTCTTCGAAGTCCGCTATCTCGACATGGTCCGCAAGTGCGAGCGCACTGGAGCCCCCTTCGGTATCGTCGCGCTGCAATCCGGCAGCGAGGTGCGCAAGGCCGGTGCCGCCACGGAGCAACTGCATGCCGTGGGCACGCTGGCCCGGATCGTCCATGTGCAGCAGCCTCAGCCGGGCCTGTTGCACCTGCAATGCGAGGGAACGCAGCGCTTTCGCATGCAGCAGCACCGCCAGCTGCCCTATGGCCTGTGGGTGGCCGATGTGCAGATGCTGCCTGCCGATGCCGTGGTCGCCATTCCCGGGCACCTGCGTGCCACGGCCCAGGCCCTGGCCCAGGTGCTGATGCAATTGCATGCGCGTTCCACGGATGCGGACCACGCGCAGCTTCCCAGCGCGGATCAGATGGCCGATTGCGGATGGGTGGCCAATCGCTGGACCGAGCTGCTGCCCCTGCCCCTGCCCCTCAAGCAGCAGTTGATGGCACTGGACAGCCCCCTGGTCCGGCTGGAGCTCGTCTCGGATGTGCTCGAGCGCAGCGGCATCGGCCAGGCCCCGACGGATTGA
- a CDS encoding YggT family protein yields the protein MLFQILTFLLDVVVGLLTGVCLLRVYMQAQRVPFGNPVGQLVFALSDWIVMPLRRIIKPAGRWDMSSLIAAFLLQMLQFVLLWLLMGGHSSVVALPWLALCGLVRVALSGMVGVLLIYAILSWVQPQSPIYGVLQRLSEPMLRPIRRIVPLIGGIDLSALVALVLLQVALMVLGHVQASGLMLLV from the coding sequence ATGCTTTTCCAGATCCTTACCTTCCTGCTCGACGTGGTTGTGGGCCTGCTGACCGGGGTCTGCCTGCTGCGGGTCTACATGCAGGCCCAGCGCGTGCCGTTCGGCAATCCCGTGGGCCAGCTGGTGTTCGCGCTGTCCGACTGGATCGTGATGCCGCTGCGCCGCATCATCAAGCCGGCCGGACGTTGGGACATGTCCAGCCTGATCGCGGCGTTCCTGCTGCAGATGCTGCAGTTCGTGCTGCTGTGGCTGCTCATGGGCGGGCACTCCAGTGTGGTCGCCCTGCCTTGGCTGGCGCTGTGCGGGCTGGTGCGCGTGGCGCTGTCCGGCATGGTGGGCGTGCTGCTGATCTATGCCATCCTGTCCTGGGTGCAGCCGCAGTCGCCGATTTACGGCGTGCTGCAGCGTCTGTCCGAGCCCATGCTGCGTCCCATCCGTCGCATCGTGCCGCTGATCGGCGGCATCGACCTGTCGGCGCTGGTGGCCCTGGTGCTGCTGCAGGTCGCGCTGATGGTGCTGGGCCATGTCCAGGCCTCGGGCCTGATGCTGCTGGTCTGA
- the accD gene encoding acetyl-CoA carboxylase, carboxyltransferase subunit beta, whose amino-acid sequence MSWLEKLLPAKIQQTNPTDRHQQIPEGLWIKCPSCETVLYKADLEKNQNVCPSCSHHHRIGARARLNHFLDAEGRYEIGQEVIPVDALKFKDSRKYPERLKEALENTGETDALVVMGGAIKSVNVVAACFEFEFMGGSMGSVVGERFVRGVETAIEQKVPFICFTATGGARMQEGLLSLMQMAKANAALTRLAKKGLPYISVLTDPTFGGVSASFAFVGDIVIAEPKTLVGFAGPRVIETTVRVKLPEGFQRAEFLQDKGAVDMIVDRRELRDRIAGSLAMLQRLPADAVQ is encoded by the coding sequence ATGTCCTGGCTTGAAAAACTCCTGCCTGCCAAAATCCAGCAAACCAACCCCACGGATCGCCACCAGCAGATCCCCGAGGGTCTGTGGATCAAGTGCCCGAGCTGCGAGACCGTGCTCTACAAGGCCGATCTGGAGAAAAACCAGAATGTCTGCCCCAGCTGCAGCCACCACCACCGCATTGGCGCGCGTGCACGCCTGAACCATTTCCTGGACGCCGAAGGCCGCTATGAAATCGGCCAGGAAGTCATTCCCGTCGACGCCCTGAAGTTCAAGGACAGCCGCAAGTACCCCGAGCGCCTGAAGGAAGCCCTGGAGAACACGGGCGAGACCGATGCGCTGGTCGTCATGGGCGGCGCCATCAAGAGCGTCAACGTGGTCGCGGCCTGTTTCGAGTTCGAATTCATGGGCGGCTCCATGGGCTCGGTGGTCGGCGAGCGCTTCGTGCGTGGCGTGGAGACCGCCATCGAGCAGAAGGTGCCCTTCATCTGCTTCACCGCCACGGGTGGCGCGCGCATGCAGGAAGGCCTGCTGAGCCTGATGCAGATGGCCAAGGCCAACGCCGCGCTCACACGCCTGGCCAAGAAGGGCCTTCCCTACATCTCGGTGCTGACCGACCCCACTTTCGGCGGCGTCTCGGCCAGCTTCGCCTTCGTGGGCGACATCGTCATCGCCGAGCCCAAGACCCTGGTCGGCTTCGCGGGCCCCCGCGTGATCGAGACCACCGTGCGCGTGAAGCTGCCCGAAGGCTTCCAGCGCGCCGAATTCCTGCAGGACAAGGGCGCCGTGGACATGATCGTGGACCGCCGCGAGCTGCGCGACCGCATCGCCGGCTCCCTGGCCATGCTGCAACGACTGCCTGCCGACGCGGTCCAGTAA
- the trpA gene encoding tryptophan synthase subunit alpha, with protein sequence MSRITTTFDKLGEEGRKALIPYITAGFPFAAITPALMHGMVEAGADVIELGVPFSDPMADGPTIQKAGDRAIANGVGLVQVLAYVREFRQKNQTTPVVLMGYANPVERYDQVHGQDRFVNDAAEAGVDGLLIVDYPPEECEQFAAQLRARDMDLIFLLAPTSTTERMQQVARVASGYVYYVSLKGVTGSGALDTSAVEAMLPRIREHVSIPVGVGFGIRDAATAQAIGRVADAVVIGSRIIEMLDGQPHEKIVPLTIDFLRGVRKALDA encoded by the coding sequence ATGAGCCGCATCACCACGACTTTCGACAAGCTCGGGGAAGAAGGCCGCAAGGCCCTGATCCCCTACATCACGGCGGGCTTCCCGTTCGCCGCCATCACCCCCGCGCTGATGCACGGCATGGTCGAGGCAGGCGCCGACGTGATCGAGCTGGGCGTGCCCTTCTCGGACCCCATGGCCGATGGTCCCACCATCCAGAAGGCCGGCGACCGCGCCATCGCCAATGGCGTGGGCCTGGTGCAGGTGCTGGCCTATGTGCGCGAGTTCCGCCAGAAGAACCAGACCACCCCCGTGGTGCTGATGGGCTATGCCAATCCCGTGGAGCGCTATGACCAGGTCCACGGCCAGGACCGCTTCGTCAACGACGCGGCCGAGGCCGGCGTGGACGGCCTGCTCATCGTGGACTACCCGCCCGAGGAATGCGAGCAGTTCGCAGCCCAGCTGCGTGCGCGCGACATGGACCTGATCTTCCTTCTGGCGCCCACCTCCACCACCGAGCGCATGCAGCAGGTGGCGCGCGTGGCCAGCGGCTATGTCTACTACGTCTCGCTCAAGGGCGTGACCGGCTCGGGCGCGCTCGACACTTCGGCCGTCGAGGCCATGCTGCCGCGCATCCGCGAGCATGTAAGCATCCCCGTGGGCGTGGGCTTCGGCATCCGCGACGCCGCCACGGCCCAGGCCATCGGCCGCGTGGCCGACGCGGTGGTCATCGGCAGCCGCATCATCGAGATGCTCGACGGCCAGCCCCACGAGAAGATCGTCCCGCTGACCATCGACTTCCTGCGCGGCGTGCGCAAGGCACTCGACGCATAA
- the trpB gene encoding tryptophan synthase subunit beta, with translation MFEYQYPDASGHFGRFGGSFASETLTHALTELRNAYAKYQNDPEFVAEFQSELAHFVGRPSPVYHAARMSREMGGAQIYLKREDLNHTGAHKINNVIGQAMLARRMGKPRIIAETGAGQHGVATATICARYGLECIVYMGAEDVKRQSPNVYRMRLLGATVVPVESGSRTLKDALNEAMRDWVANVDNTFYIIGTVAGPHPYPAMVRDFQKVIGEECLVQMPEFLGADRQPDAVVACVGGGSNAMGIFHPYIPFENTRLIGVEAAGEGLDSGKHSASLQRGSSGVLHGNRTFILQDENGQITETHSISAGLDYPGVGPEHAWLQELGRAQYVGITDQEALDAFHYLCRTEGIIPALESSHAVAYAMQLAKTMRADQSILVNLSGRGDKDIGTVADLSGADYYDRPSMRGLTVKGGAAQ, from the coding sequence ATGTTCGAATACCAATACCCTGACGCATCCGGTCATTTCGGCCGCTTCGGCGGCAGCTTCGCCAGCGAAACCCTGACCCACGCCCTGACCGAGCTGCGCAACGCCTACGCCAAATACCAGAACGACCCCGAGTTCGTGGCGGAATTCCAGTCCGAGCTGGCCCACTTCGTCGGTCGCCCCTCGCCGGTCTACCATGCGGCCCGCATGTCGCGCGAGATGGGCGGCGCCCAGATCTACCTCAAGCGCGAGGATCTGAACCACACGGGCGCGCACAAGATCAACAACGTGATCGGCCAGGCCATGCTCGCCAGGCGCATGGGCAAGCCGCGCATCATCGCCGAGACCGGCGCCGGCCAGCATGGCGTGGCCACAGCCACCATCTGCGCGCGCTACGGCCTGGAGTGCATCGTCTACATGGGCGCGGAGGATGTGAAGCGCCAAAGCCCCAACGTCTACCGCATGCGCCTGCTGGGCGCCACCGTGGTGCCGGTGGAGTCGGGCAGCCGCACGCTCAAGGATGCGCTCAACGAAGCCATGCGCGACTGGGTGGCCAATGTGGACAACACCTTCTACATCATCGGCACCGTGGCCGGCCCCCACCCCTATCCGGCGATGGTGCGCGACTTCCAGAAGGTCATCGGCGAGGAATGCCTGGTGCAGATGCCCGAGTTCCTGGGCGCCGACCGCCAGCCCGATGCCGTGGTCGCCTGCGTGGGCGGCGGCAGCAACGCCATGGGTATCTTCCACCCCTACATCCCGTTCGAGAACACGCGCCTGATCGGCGTGGAGGCCGCCGGCGAGGGACTGGACAGCGGCAAGCACTCGGCTTCGCTGCAGCGCGGCAGCAGCGGCGTGCTGCATGGCAACCGCACCTTCATCCTGCAGGACGAGAACGGCCAGATCACCGAGACACACAGCATCAGCGCCGGCCTCGACTATCCGGGCGTCGGCCCGGAGCACGCCTGGCTGCAGGAGCTCGGTCGTGCCCAGTACGTGGGCATCACCGATCAGGAGGCACTGGACGCCTTCCACTACCTGTGCCGCACCGAAGGCATCATTCCCGCCCTGGAGTCCAGCCATGCCGTGGCCTATGCCATGCAACTGGCCAAGACCATGCGTGCCGACCAGTCCATCCTCGTGAACCTTTCCGGCCGCGGCGACAAGGACATCGGCACCGTGGCCGACCTCTCGGGCGCCGACTATTACGACCGACCCTCCATGCGCGGGCTCACGGTCAAGGGAGGAGCCGCTCAATGA
- a CDS encoding phosphoribosylanthranilate isomerase has product MKKNTPLSAHRTRIKICGLTREQDVDAAVAAGADAVGFVLYAPSPRAVTVQRAAELAGRLPPFVTPVLLFVNESAANVMAACAAIPGACVQFHGDESPDECLAATGGGTRAFLRAARIPLGPDAAGFDLVEYAQRYSKAQAILLDAHVDGYGGGGKAFNWSLLPPNVASHLVLSGGLTPANVTDGILQVRPRGLSLAVDVSSGVEADGPDGKPLRGIKDAGKIHSFIAAVRAADGQPLQTSHVRIPIP; this is encoded by the coding sequence ATGAAGAAGAACACCCCGCTTTCCGCCCACCGTACCCGCATCAAGATCTGCGGCCTCACGCGCGAGCAGGACGTGGATGCCGCCGTGGCCGCCGGGGCCGATGCGGTGGGCTTCGTGCTCTACGCCCCCAGCCCGCGTGCCGTGACGGTGCAGCGCGCCGCCGAGCTGGCAGGGCGCCTGCCCCCCTTCGTGACGCCGGTGCTGCTGTTCGTCAATGAAAGCGCGGCCAACGTGATGGCCGCCTGCGCAGCCATCCCCGGCGCCTGCGTGCAATTCCATGGCGACGAGTCCCCGGACGAGTGCCTGGCCGCGACGGGTGGCGGCACCCGCGCCTTCCTTCGTGCGGCACGCATTCCCCTGGGGCCTGACGCCGCAGGCTTCGACCTCGTAGAATACGCACAGCGTTACTCGAAAGCCCAGGCCATACTGCTCGACGCCCATGTCGACGGCTATGGCGGTGGCGGAAAAGCATTCAATTGGTCACTCCTTCCACCAAACGTCGCCTCTCACCTCGTTTTGTCTGGTGGACTCACGCCTGCAAACGTGACCGATGGCATCTTGCAAGTGCGCCCGCGAGGACTCTCGCTGGCCGTTGATGTCAGCTCCGGCGTCGAGGCCGACGGTCCCGACGGCAAGCCCCTGAGGGGCATCAAGGACGCCGGCAAGATACACAGCTTCATCGCCGCCGTGCGCGCGGCCGATGGCCAACCTTTGCAGACAAGCCATGTTCGAATACCAATACCCTGA
- the truA gene encoding tRNA pseudouridine(38-40) synthase TruA yields the protein MRVALGVAYNGQRYSGWQSQPSGNTVQDHLEAALGRFAAQEVATLCAGRTDAGVHGLMQVVHFDTLLERAPFSWVRGTNTFLPPDIAVQWAQPVPDAFHSRACATARRYAYVLLQSPVRPSVEAGRVGWVFHALDGMAMQAAARHLLGEHDFSSFRASGCQAKTPVKTLHRIEITRRMAGDGALAAAASAMRPGDAPMECCYWRFEFEGSAFLHHMVRNIMGCLIAIGQGLYTPDWMQQVLQARSRDAAAPTFSPDGLYFLGPVYDASWGLPSRTPAYDWLP from the coding sequence ATGCGCGTAGCCCTTGGTGTCGCCTACAACGGCCAGCGCTACAGCGGCTGGCAAAGCCAGCCTTCGGGCAACACCGTACAAGACCATCTCGAAGCGGCCCTGGGCCGCTTTGCCGCTCAGGAAGTAGCCACCCTCTGCGCTGGCCGCACCGATGCGGGCGTGCACGGGCTGATGCAGGTTGTCCACTTCGACACCCTGCTGGAACGGGCCCCCTTTTCCTGGGTCCGTGGCACCAACACCTTCCTGCCGCCCGACATCGCCGTGCAATGGGCCCAGCCCGTGCCTGATGCCTTCCACTCGCGCGCCTGCGCCACCGCAAGGCGCTATGCCTATGTGCTTTTGCAGTCCCCCGTGCGTCCCAGCGTGGAAGCCGGGCGCGTGGGCTGGGTGTTCCATGCGCTCGATGGCATGGCCATGCAGGCGGCGGCACGGCATCTGCTGGGAGAACATGACTTCAGCTCCTTTCGCGCCTCCGGCTGCCAGGCCAAGACCCCCGTCAAGACGCTGCACCGCATCGAGATCACGCGCCGCATGGCCGGGGACGGTGCCCTGGCGGCCGCGGCCAGCGCCATGCGCCCCGGCGACGCCCCCATGGAATGCTGCTATTGGCGCTTCGAATTCGAGGGCAGCGCCTTCCTGCACCACATGGTGCGCAACATCATGGGCTGCCTGATCGCCATAGGCCAGGGCCTGTACACACCCGATTGGATGCAGCAGGTGCTGCAGGCGCGTTCGCGCGATGCCGCCGCCCCCACGTTCTCGCCGGACGGCCTGTACTTCCTGGGCCCGGTCTACGATGCCTCGTGGGGCCTGCCCTCGCGAACACCCGCCTATGATTGGCTCCCATGA